A segment of the Trifolium pratense cultivar HEN17-A07 linkage group LG7, ARS_RC_1.1, whole genome shotgun sequence genome:
tatgctaAACAAACAATTtctcttttgttatttttgggCACATTTTTTCACGAACCCTATGTCCATTTGTggcccaattttatttttaattaggtCCAGACCTATTTCTTGTAGTTGACCAAAAATAGATAACAATATATGAACTCTGAattggagattttttttaatgtcaaattgttaatcgttaatatattacaatattatattagtttttctttttattaggACTTGAGCTCTAGACCTCTATCTCCTTAttccttagctcaactagttaaCCAGTTGAACTACCCATCCCATTCCTCTGATTTAAAGACTAAAAAGATACGGTAATATTTCTCTATGTTCCTTGTTTTCTTGTGTTTTAGAAAGggttaatttaacttttttagtttttattgcTTCTCTTAATCTCTATTGTTTCATCTCATGAGAGTGTAAAATTTGGGCTAAGCATTTTAAGTTCTATATATACTATACTTTGTATTTAGTCGGCTTATTGTTGGTATAATATTTGCAACATTCGGTTTGAATAAGTTGCTATAGTGGTTCCATAAATGTAGCCCAAATGATAGCTATCAGAAATATTATTGGAGTGACTGGGTTCGAACTTcaaattttacatttaaatgtgtgaatCTAGCCACTATAgcttatttgacaaaaaaaaaattgcgacAGAGACAAataaatcggtcgctaaataGCAAATTTTGGCATGTCAGTGATGCATTGAAATATGAACAAAGACAGGAACATCAATTTTTCttgatatatttgaaaaactatagAAATTGTATAATATAGTAATTGATTGCTCATTATTCTCCcttttgtgaaagaaaaatgctaaaagtTTGTACATGGGTGCCTTCCAGGTGCATCCTTGCAAGGATGAAGGCTTTGATTCTTTTGCTCAATTCCAGCCAGGAGAAAATATGCAGTGTGCCTAAAAAGTGAAAGCATAAGGTTGTTAATTATGAAGATTATTTATCTTTATGCATGAATTTGCTTTCTGCAATGCTTGAGGGAGATAATAAACCTGAAAAAGTTGATCAACATGATCTTGGAATCATCATCTATATGTGAAGTGTTGTCCAATGCTTGTTGCATGTGATGCAACCACCTCTCGGCAGCTTTGTGTGTTAGATGAAATGGTCGATGTCGAGCAATTAGAGCAGGGTGTCCTGTTATTAGATGTAAAAGTTAGTTACATTAGTTAGTTTTTCTCATTGACTATATAGTATGTTTGCCATATTGTACTTCTTAATGTAATCAACATTCTGattttcaatgcaatttgtACATGACTTCAAAGATTTTGACTTTCAAGTGGGTTTTGTTAGAAGCAACAATTTCTCCCTTTTATGTGATCAATATATTAAACTCTATCCATGCGCGTTTAGATAAGTTTTTTGATTCTTTTgcctaaaatttaattttcatttcaacCAGAAAAGTAAACATGACTCAAGCATGTCAATTTTGCAATTTAGAAGGACAAAATAATGAAGATAAGTGGATGGAATAGAAAATGAACTAAGCCACAAATATTAGAGATGTATgacataaatataagttttAGAGCTTAGGCAATAGTCacttataaactaattttatagccaataataataataataatgtaaagaAAGTGACCTCTTCTTTGAGAATACAGAGGAGGGCCTCCCAATCTCTGGACTAGGAATTCGTACTGGTTTTGAATTGCTTTATCTTTATCAGACTTGTCAAATATTGAACGAAACCactcttcatcatcatcatacaCTCTACACcacaaacaaataataattatcaaCAATTCAATATTCAAGAAAATATGGATAAGAATCTTTAattgacacacacacacacacagagtGACCTGTTGTAGAAATTGGTGGAAAGGTTAATGAAAGTTTGAAGACCACCAAGTTTTTGAAACAAATTGGTGTCATCATCTATTGCAAAAGCATCACCTGTATCAACACCACTCCATTCAGAGGCCTTCTCTTGCAGACTCTGCATCTCTTTCTctaattctctctctctctctctctctctctctctctctctcagtgTTACTCTGTCAATTCTCGCTtccatattattatttatatatacagCTTGTGGGTTTTGCGTGGATTGCACGGTCTTCCATCATGAAAAGGAAGGGGTATATATTATATTACTAGTACATCACACTTCATAATATCATTGGTTAAATAATCGTTtactcatattttttatttact
Coding sequences within it:
- the LOC123898068 gene encoding two-on-two hemoglobin-3-like, whose product is MEARIDRVTLRERERERERERELEKEMQSLQEKASEWSGVDTGDAFAIDDDTNLFQKLGGLQTFINLSTNFYNRVYDDDEEWFRSIFDKSDKDKAIQNQYEFLVQRLGGPPLYSQRRGHPALIARHRPFHLTHKAAERWLHHMQQALDNTSHIDDDSKIMLINFFRHTAYFLLAGIEQKNQSLHPCKDAPGRHPCTNF